A section of the Saccharopolyspora gregorii genome encodes:
- a CDS encoding GGDEF domain-containing protein produces the protein MPTALVMSGALAEPVRWAVADFTGLVGALAAAVAFAWTGRAPFASGTGRWWRPLMALALFGWGVGQAVWTWHRSVDMRAATFPDVENALYLGLPVFTFFALLHIAKNEHARTGSTDAITRPRVLVIDGLIVATSLLGLVWQVTFGAAVERGSASLGEVLLAVSYAVADLVLIVLAVLISVLLRRSWRLPLAWLLAGLIAIGASDALYAFSISNNSPAPPNVADVGYMMAPYLVLVAALAPENGLSRVATNLPPLVLPYVPLAAVCAFTAVRATIDSPRPAEVYFLLGVVGLVVVRQLMTARRLQEVHQRLRHLATHDPLTGVANRTLLLDVLGQALPQAHAQHTALGLLYIDLDQFKEVNDRWGHQAGDTVLLATATTLRAELDGRATLARLGGDEFVVLLNPAPADPEALCSRLRERLAEPILLDGEKYQITASFGYVPLEPNDTAHHALSRADAAMYSAKRAERPEG, from the coding sequence GTGCCCACCGCGCTGGTCATGTCAGGCGCGCTCGCGGAACCCGTTAGGTGGGCCGTAGCGGATTTCACGGGCCTCGTCGGTGCCCTCGCGGCCGCCGTCGCGTTCGCCTGGACTGGCCGAGCACCTTTCGCGTCGGGCACGGGTCGGTGGTGGCGGCCGCTCATGGCCCTTGCCCTCTTCGGTTGGGGCGTGGGGCAAGCCGTATGGACGTGGCATCGCAGCGTGGACATGCGGGCAGCGACCTTCCCAGATGTCGAGAACGCGCTCTACCTGGGACTGCCGGTGTTCACCTTCTTCGCATTGCTGCACATCGCCAAGAACGAGCATGCCCGCACCGGTTCCACCGACGCCATCACGCGCCCGCGCGTCCTGGTGATCGACGGATTGATCGTGGCGACCAGCTTGCTCGGCCTGGTGTGGCAGGTCACGTTCGGTGCCGCCGTGGAACGCGGATCCGCCAGTCTCGGCGAGGTGTTGCTGGCGGTGTCCTATGCGGTGGCCGATCTCGTCCTCATCGTTCTCGCAGTGCTCATATCGGTCCTGTTGCGTCGCAGCTGGCGACTTCCGCTGGCGTGGCTGCTGGCCGGGCTCATCGCGATCGGTGCTTCGGACGCCCTCTACGCGTTTTCCATCAGCAACAACAGCCCTGCTCCGCCGAACGTTGCCGATGTGGGGTACATGATGGCGCCCTACCTCGTGCTTGTCGCCGCGCTCGCCCCGGAGAACGGACTGTCCCGCGTGGCGACCAACCTCCCCCCACTCGTCCTTCCCTACGTCCCGCTGGCGGCGGTGTGCGCGTTCACTGCCGTGCGAGCGACCATCGACAGCCCGCGTCCCGCGGAGGTCTACTTCCTCCTCGGGGTCGTCGGCCTGGTCGTGGTGCGACAGCTCATGACAGCGCGTCGGCTGCAGGAGGTCCATCAGCGTTTGCGTCACCTCGCCACGCACGATCCGCTTACCGGGGTGGCGAACCGGACACTTCTGCTGGACGTCCTCGGACAGGCCCTACCTCAGGCCCACGCCCAGCACACCGCCCTCGGCCTGCTTTACATCGACCTGGACCAGTTCAAGGAGGTCAACGACCGGTGGGGGCACCAAGCGGGCGACACCGTGCTGCTGGCGACGGCTACCACGCTACGGGCTGAACTCGACGGTAGGGCCACCCTCGCCCGCCTCGGCGGGGACGAATTCGTGGTCCTGCTCAACCCGGCACCCGCCGACCCGGAAGCGCTGTGCTCCCGGCTCCGCGAACGCCTGGCCGAGCCAATTCTGCTGGACGGCGAGAAGTACCAGATCACCGCCAGCTTCGGGTACGTCCCGCTCGAACCGAACGACACGGCGCACCACGCGCTCAGCCGAGCCGATGCGGCGATGTACTCGGCCAAGCGGGCTGAACGGCCGGAAGGTTAG
- a CDS encoding class I SAM-dependent methyltransferase, with translation MTFFHMLEPSAFDESTSSIRSVQSEVDDYDALDDAFWWDHGYRHLPDHLRIVPGDRVLDVGCRTGKSARWLAAAHSAQVLGTDPSPAMIRTAEERPTPGVRYRRTPRGSLPGIPDSSADATYAGFVVSCEFLDHLVEELFSEVLRVLRPGSRFTVLDSNPSAVGIHFPGVVYGPPGRSPRPGEVVPLSLQRRDGTWTRSRRLHRPLGSVRGMLESAGFTVDRMDVPLVRTLAQSSSQPAVHAPFYLITGLT, from the coding sequence GTGACCTTTTTCCACATGCTCGAGCCGTCCGCATTCGATGAGTCGACGTCGTCGATCCGCAGCGTGCAGTCCGAGGTCGACGACTACGACGCGCTCGACGACGCGTTCTGGTGGGACCACGGGTACCGCCACCTACCCGACCATCTGCGCATCGTGCCCGGCGACCGAGTCCTCGACGTCGGCTGCCGCACGGGCAAGTCCGCGCGCTGGCTGGCCGCTGCTCATAGCGCGCAGGTGCTCGGAACGGACCCTTCGCCAGCGATGATCAGAACGGCCGAGGAGAGACCGACGCCCGGAGTCCGGTATCGACGAACCCCACGAGGATCCCTGCCCGGCATCCCGGACTCCTCCGCGGACGCCACCTACGCAGGTTTCGTCGTCAGCTGCGAGTTCCTCGACCATCTGGTCGAGGAACTCTTCTCCGAAGTCTTGCGCGTCCTGCGGCCCGGTTCCCGCTTCACCGTCCTCGATAGCAACCCTTCGGCCGTCGGCATCCACTTCCCAGGGGTCGTTTACGGCCCACCCGGCCGATCTCCCCGTCCAGGCGAGGTGGTGCCCCTCAGCCTCCAACGGCGCGACGGCACGTGGACGCGCTCCCGTCGGCTTCACCGACCGCTCGGATCAGTTCGCGGAATGCTGGAGTCCGCCGGGTTCACGGTGGACCGAATGGACGTGCCGCTGGTCCGCACGCTCGCGCAATCCTCCTCCCAACCAGCCGTTCACGCGCCGTTCTACCTGATCACGGGCCTCACATGA
- a CDS encoding helix-turn-helix domain-containing protein: MGEERAEIEDKFEDADYPAYTMGRAAEMVGVTQPFLRSLEGTGLVVPVRSGGGHRRYSRAQLRRASRVRELVDQGMPVWGACRIIALEDQLAQLGAASVEQQG; the protein is encoded by the coding sequence ATGGGCGAGGAGCGCGCCGAGATCGAGGACAAGTTCGAGGACGCCGACTATCCGGCTTACACGATGGGCCGGGCGGCGGAGATGGTGGGCGTGACGCAGCCGTTCCTGCGGTCGTTGGAGGGGACGGGGCTGGTGGTTCCGGTGCGATCCGGCGGGGGGCATCGGCGGTATTCGCGTGCGCAATTGCGACGGGCGTCGCGGGTGCGTGAGCTGGTTGATCAGGGCATGCCGGTATGGGGTGCTTGCCGCATCATCGCGTTGGAAGATCAGCTCGCTCAGCTGGGTGCGGCGTCTGTGGAACAGCAGGGCTGA
- a CDS encoding response regulator transcription factor, with protein MTIRVLIADDQAMIRTGFEMILGAEDDMEVVGTASDGVEALEMVALHRPDVVLMDIRMPRLDGLDALQRINATGAVDPPKVVVVTTFEDDEYVHRALNGGASGFLLKTASSALLLEGVRAAASGEALVSPAITVKLLRNHSPAEPRANRPNPLSAREGEVAQLVATGATNAEISEQLFLSLGTVKTHLSSIQSKLDLRNRVEIAAWVWQSQGVGR; from the coding sequence GTGACCATCAGAGTGCTCATCGCCGACGACCAGGCGATGATCCGCACCGGCTTCGAAATGATCTTGGGTGCCGAGGACGACATGGAGGTGGTCGGCACGGCGTCCGACGGCGTGGAAGCGCTGGAGATGGTCGCGCTGCACCGGCCGGACGTGGTGCTGATGGACATCCGGATGCCCCGGCTGGACGGTCTGGACGCCTTGCAGCGGATCAACGCCACGGGCGCGGTGGACCCGCCGAAGGTCGTGGTCGTCACCACCTTCGAGGACGACGAGTACGTGCACCGCGCGCTCAACGGCGGCGCCAGCGGCTTCCTGCTCAAGACCGCCAGCTCCGCGTTGCTGCTCGAAGGCGTGCGCGCGGCGGCCTCGGGTGAAGCGCTGGTCAGCCCCGCGATCACGGTGAAGCTGCTGCGCAACCACTCCCCCGCCGAACCCCGCGCGAACCGGCCGAACCCGCTGTCGGCGCGCGAGGGGGAGGTCGCCCAGCTGGTCGCCACCGGCGCCACCAACGCCGAGATCTCCGAGCAGCTGTTCCTGTCCCTCGGCACCGTCAAGACCCACCTGTCGAGCATCCAGTCCAAATTGGACCTCCGGAACCGGGTGGAGATCGCCGCGTGGGTCTGGCAGTCGCAAGGGGTAGGCCGATAG